In Brevinematales bacterium, a genomic segment contains:
- the lepB gene encoding signal peptidase I codes for MLEKIKSWFTGKKDKSAAPEKKQKKDKKDMTLKEKVIDNVKVFFSAYLIAFVIRLFLIEAYQIPSQSMVPNLMVQDILMVEKFSFGSILPIAHWKLPAIFKPTRGDIIVFVSPEWNSPGWGEELITLVTLSLVNLDNTMENPKNLVKRLIGMPGDTIMMTNRQLVINGHPLETGYITNVSEIVYNHFNQTGINFYDLYAENFSNRIRIIQFLHFDSAYYNPVPSMHFDLRKDFPQITVPVKDVPVDLTKANDYYKHLLLMLIERETGKDIVLGPDGNIYMEGVLLESYTPKDNYYFGMGDNRDNSQDCRYFGFIPETNIFGRILFRYFPFNRIAFNVDENAQSVKNVKFNK; via the coding sequence GTGCTGGAAAAGATTAAATCATGGTTTACCGGAAAGAAGGACAAGTCCGCCGCGCCGGAAAAGAAACAGAAGAAAGATAAAAAAGATATGACCCTTAAAGAGAAGGTTATCGATAACGTGAAGGTGTTCTTTTCGGCGTACCTGATCGCGTTCGTGATCCGCCTATTCCTGATCGAAGCCTACCAGATACCGTCGCAGTCCATGGTGCCCAACCTCATGGTGCAGGATATCCTCATGGTGGAGAAGTTCTCGTTCGGGTCGATACTCCCGATCGCGCACTGGAAGCTCCCCGCGATCTTCAAACCCACACGCGGCGATATCATCGTCTTCGTATCCCCGGAATGGAATTCCCCGGGCTGGGGCGAGGAACTGATCACTCTGGTGACCCTCTCGCTCGTCAATCTTGATAACACGATGGAGAACCCCAAGAACCTCGTCAAACGCCTCATCGGGATGCCCGGCGATACGATTATGATGACAAACCGTCAGCTGGTAATCAACGGCCACCCTTTGGAGACCGGCTATATTACGAATGTCAGCGAAATAGTCTATAATCATTTCAACCAGACCGGCATCAATTTCTACGACCTGTACGCGGAAAACTTCAGCAACAGGATTCGCATCATCCAATTCCTTCATTTCGACAGCGCCTACTATAACCCGGTTCCGTCGATGCATTTCGACCTGCGGAAGGATTTCCCGCAGATCACAGTCCCCGTGAAGGATGTGCCGGTCGACCTCACGAAGGCGAACGACTACTATAAACATCTCCTCCTGATGCTGATCGAGCGCGAGACCGGAAAGGACATTGTATTGGGCCCGGATGGGAACATTTATATGGAAGGAGTCCTGCTCGAATCATACACCCCAAAGGATAACTATTACTTCGGGATGGGCGATAACCGCGATAACAGCCAGGACTGCCGCTACTTCGGGTTTATCCCCGAGACGAACATATTCGGACGCATCCTGTTCAGGTATTTCCCGTTCAACAGGATCGCGT
- the ispF gene encoding 2-C-methyl-D-erythritol 2,4-cyclodiphosphate synthase, with protein MPGVSIGYDLHRLVPGRTLTIGGVTVDAPFGADAHSDGDALLHALIDALLSGAGLGDIGTLFPDNDPRYRGISSIELLRRVWTQASERITVYNFDSVVILDKPKIAGHIMKMKENISTIIGLSPEKIGIKGKTTENTRLMTIEAHVVCLYELRNP; from the coding sequence ATGCCGGGCGTTTCGATCGGATACGACCTGCACCGTCTGGTTCCGGGACGGACTCTGACTATCGGCGGAGTGACCGTCGATGCCCCGTTCGGCGCGGATGCCCATTCCGACGGAGACGCGTTACTGCATGCGCTGATCGACGCGCTCTTATCGGGCGCGGGTTTGGGCGATATCGGGACACTGTTCCCGGATAACGACCCCCGGTATCGCGGTATCTCGAGCATCGAGCTTTTACGGCGGGTATGGACACAAGCCTCCGAACGGATCACGGTGTACAATTTCGACTCGGTGGTCATATTGGACAAACCCAAGATCGCCGGGCATATTATGAAAATGAAAGAAAATATTTCTACGATAATAGGACTATCCCCGGAAAAAATCGGTATAAAAGGTAAAACGACGGAAAACACCCGATTAATGACAATCGAAGCTCATGTAGTTTGCCTGTATGAATTACGTAATCCCTAA